The following proteins are co-located in the Deltaproteobacteria bacterium RBG_16_64_85 genome:
- a CDS encoding pterin-4-alpha-carbinolamine dehydratase has protein sequence MTEEEAHGYLAETPGWTLAEGATGIERKFRFKDFASAMEFVRKVGLLAEREGHHPDIAFGWGYCAVSFHTHKIHGLHENDFIMAAKVDALTE, from the coding sequence CTGACGGAGGAGGAGGCGCACGGATATCTTGCGGAAACCCCCGGCTGGACGCTCGCGGAAGGAGCGACCGGGATCGAGCGCAAATTCCGCTTCAAGGATTTTGCTTCCGCCATGGAGTTCGTCCGGAAGGTCGGCCTGCTGGCGGAGCGGGAAGGGCATCACCCCGATATCGCCTTCGGGTGGGGATATTGCGCCGTCTCGTTCCACACGCACAAAATCCACGGCCTGCACGAGAACGATTTCATCATGGCCGCGAAGGTGGATGCGCTGACGGAATAG